TGTGATTTatgactctttaaaaaaaaaaaaaaaaaaaacacttgcacATTCCAAGACCAGGAAAGAGACCTTGATTACTAGTTGCCAGATAATAGTTATAACCCTCATTCCCTACATTGCCACAAATCAAGCCCATGGTGATATTAAAGATCAGTTTCACCTTTATGTACAATCATAACACATTATAACCTCACTAAATAATAAAAGTTATCCGTACTTCAGTTTCTTTGTGCTGAAGAGTCCTGTGATTTGGTTCCCAAAATATAGAAGAGGTAGTGGAAATGTCTAGAAAATTATAAGAGGGACAACACTCAATAAAAAATTAGACAGCTAGAAAACTACCCATTCACATAGTAACATGATCAGAGTTCTTCAATGCTTAGTTCTCACACGCACATTCAAACCTTAGATAATATAATAAAGCATCGACTCTATAACAACAGCTTTCAATTAGGGAATCATCTCAATATGGAGACAAGCAAAAACATTTGTGCAGCCTACTTTAAAACATGAGTtacaacacacacacttttgaaaaatgcATATATCTTAAGCAACAGTTTGTGAAACATCAACCGAACATCTTTGGTTGCATATAGATACGGTCTTTAAAATTAACGGCAACATAAACTTGGAGAAAGGTACATACATGAGAACACAAAAATAAACACAGAGTACAACAACTGCTTTACATAGCAGAATTCTGTGCCGGATTGCATAATGTAATAAGGcagaaaccatgttatatttgatgaataaagtattttaaaatggtatatttttaaataaaaagcattCTTTCATTCAAGTCTAGCTAACAGCACTAGATGTTACTGAACTTTTTAAAGAATATGcacattttaaagtgtttatacCTTAAAAGGATAGTAAGAACTGTATTTTACATTAGACACTATGAGGGAAAAATGTTTTACCTTTCGAGGTATATTTCTGTCAAAGTCTGGAAACTTCACCACCCTGAGCGCCTTTCCCACCCAAAGCACAGTCACCGTGGCCAGCATCTATAAGACGAGCACAAAACACTCACTGTTCCATCCCGACAACCCTTCCCATGCACTACTAGAAACATGCAATATTCAGGAATCCAACTAACCTGGCCTAGTCCAACACATAGCGAGGAGGGAAatctatagaaaaaaaaaatacaaaagtcaGCAAAGTCAACGTTGTACTTTCAGTCAATCACATTCTAGAGAGAGAAATACCACATGAAAATACAATCTGCCCCCCTGTCAAAGTCTGCTCTTTAGCTAAGCCTTTTAATATTTGCCTTAAAGCATTTCCTGGCCAAAGCTTAAAAAAACTGGCTGTACCGCCTGAGCTAACGGCAGACAACACCCATGACCCTACAGCTTTGGGATGCTAACGGTTTGTTCTCCCCTGGCTCACATTCTCGGTGACTCTAAACACTTCCCTGCAGGCAGTGAACCTgcaccccagcctgctccacgcCAGGGAACCCCCCCAGCGATTAGCTAGCGAGCTCATCCAAACCTTCGTACACCCTCATGCAGCAAGTGCCAAGCAAGAGTCACAACCTGTAGCATAGATGGGGGCCGGGATCAAAACAGTGGCCCCAAGCACACCCACTCTCTGCAGCCGGGGGGCGAACCCCCCGCACCTCCGTGCCCGCAGCCGGGGAAGGCGGGCGAACCCCCCATGCTTGCAGCTGGGGACGGCGGGCAAACCCCCGTGTTTGCAGCTGGGGAAGGCGGgcgaaccccccacccccgtgcttGCAGCTAGGAAAGGCGGGGAAAGGCGGGCGAACCCCCGTGCTTGCAGCCGGGGACGGCGGgcgaaccccccccacccccgtgcccgCAGCCGAGGAAGGCGGGGAAAGCGGGgcgaacccccccacccccgtgcccgCAGCCGGGGAAAGCGGGgcgaacccccccacccccgtgcccgCAGCCGGGGGAAAGCGGGgcgaacccccccacccccgtgcccgCAGCCGGGGAAAGCGGGgcgaacccccccacccccgtgcccgCAGCCGGGGaaagcgggggaaggggggcgaACCCCTGTGATAGCAGctggggaaggcggggggggACGACACGCCGCAGCCAGTGCCCGCCCAACTGGGCTACTCGTGGGGCTCCAGCtgatgccccctgccccactcggTGCTGTGACCGAGCAGCTCCCCCGCGCGGAGGATCCCCTCCCTGGGCCCGGAGGCGGCGGCGGGGGGAAGCTCTGCTCCGGGCCCCGCCGCACGAGTTAATGTGcaaccagcccccgctcccccaccccGCGCGCCGACCTTTGCCCGGAGCACAGCGCCGCGCGGGCGGCCCGGCTCACCCGTAGCTGGTGAGGACGCTCTTGTTCACCACCACGATGAGGAAGGAGCTGAACCCGTAgagcgccgccgccagcagctTGAGGCAGACGCTGAGGCTCGGGGCCGCCATGCCCGGCTCCTCATCTCCGCCAGCGGGGGCTTCTCGCAGCGCCCCGGCTGCCTGGCGTCTGCGCGCGGCGGCCGACATGGCTGCAGGGGCACGTCAGACGGGCGGGGGGCGGCGCCGGGCGCGGAGCCCAAGGGGGCGGCACTGCGGCCGGTTGCGCCCGCCCGGGGGAGGCAGCgcaggggcgggggctgcgcgatgctcggccggggccgcgggACTTCGGGccgtcaccaagtccagccctcGCGCTGGGGCAGGAGCAAGTCAACCTAGAATCATCTCCCACAGGCGTGTCCCCGACCTGTTCTTATAAATCTTCCCTGGTCCTGCGTCCACACATTCCCTTGCCAGGCGAGCCCCCTGCGACACTTTTCTCTAGggctcccttgctgcagattaagcgcAGTAATTTTTGTCTTATCTTCACTGGCTTTGCGGGGGACAATTGATCAAATACCTCCAAGGCTCTTGTAAAGAGGACGGTGAAGACTGTTAGCGGGTTCTGCCTCACTCTTCTTTTCCCAAGATGAAACAGGCCCGGGTTttgttaacctttcctcagaggtcaagtTTTCTCAACCTTGtactatttttgttgctctcctctggactctttctcgtttgttcacatctttcctaaagtggggTGCGCAGACCTGGACCCAgtcttccagctgaggccttaatCCAGCCATGTAGAGCAGGATCATTACCTTCTCTGTCTTACACAGGACACATCTCTTTTAATACATCCcacaatgatattagcctttttttgcaactcaTTCAATTTGTGCTGCTCTATAACCCCCAGCTTCTTTTCAGCAGAACTAACGCCTACCCCatgattccccattttgtagttgtgcatttcatttttccttcctaagtgaagtatttaTTGTGATGGTTTGCCTCCCCCttaggatgccacctgatgtgctgagataacactgaggcctggtccccacttagtccggacttcggactaaggtacgcaaattcagctatgttaataacgtagctgaattcgaagtaccttagtccgaacttaccgcggtccagacgcggccggaagtctccccccgtcgacgccgcgtactcctctcggcgagctggagtaccggcgccgactgtgagcactttccgggatcgatctgggatcgatttatcgcgtcttaaccagacgcgataaatcgatcccagaacatcgatggcgtgccgccggaccagccggtaagtgaagactaggcctgagCCTGTCTCTTATGCCAGCCTGGGtaccctttttacctgtcttgctgagccaagcAATTCTATTAAGCCTCCTCCAGAGGGGgcgcacgcacacgcacacacacacacacacacacacacacacgtatgtacaaaaacaacaaggagtctggtggcaccttaaagactaacagatttatttgggccttagtctttaaggtgccaccagactccttgttgtttttgtagatacagactaacacggctaccccctgatacttgacacgtATGTACGTACGTTCTGGGAAGGCTCAGATGTATTATGaaatctgcctcctccctcaGTGTGTAGGAAGGTATGCACAACCTCTTATCTCCCCCCCACATTGTGAATTGCACAAACtaggttatattataaacaagaaatcagtttattaactacaaaaggttaatttaagtgaatataagagataactgacagaacaaagcagatggagcaaataaaataaaataatcatagaatatcagggttggaagggacctcaggagatcatctagtccaaccccctgctcaaagcaggaccaattcccagacagatttttaccctagttccctaaatggccccctcaaggattgaacaaccctgggtttagcaggccaatgctcaaaccactgagctatcccccaaaatgtaatttctcaccctagatattgtcACAGGTagattacagaaagtcttgaaaggcaACTGCACTGGCCCGCACCTGGAGATTTCAGGTATTTCCACTCACAGACTGGACGCCCTCCCAGCCTGGCTTCAACCCTTCTCCCCTCAGTCCAGTTCTTGCTTCTAGGTGTTTTTCACTGTCTTTTtggtgggaaggcagaggagaaccTCGATGATGTCACtgccctgccttatatagctcttgtgtatggtgggaaccctttatCTCCCAGTGGAAGAACGCTGGCATTCCAAGGGGTGGGTCCATTCCCAGGTGACTCAGACCCATGTCTCTGCAGAGCTGTGGCAGCCATTACTCGTAGGCTgtctggagcatccacaggaagaCGAAGCTCTTTTACAGTCCACTGTCTCTGCTAATGGCCcattagccctgtctggcttttccattgttgtacttGAAAGGCTGGTTGGGGGTGACACCCAAAGtaacatatttgaaatacagatacataattaatattcctaacttcagatacagaaatgatacatgcatacaaattggataaccacattcagtaaatcataacctttccaatgatatcttcttacatgagccatcttgcataaagtatatctcagttatgtcattcatattataagcatattttcataacaaatatggagtgaaacatcaCACTTatgtttactgaatttcatcttgttgaatgcagaccaattctccaatttgtcaagatcattttaaattctaatcatGTCCAACACAATgcatgcaacccctcccagcttggtgtcatctgcaaattttatagcCATATTCTCTCCTCCACtactatccaagtcattaatcattttgaatagtaccagacccaggactgatgcctgtgggactccactagatGAGCcctccagtttgacagcaaacaacTGATAAGTactctttgggtaggtctacacttacttcctggtttggcggcaggcaattgatcttctgggatcgatttattgcgtcttgtctagacacgataaatcgatcccggatcaatactggaagtgctcgccatcgacgccggtactccagctcggcgagaggagtacgcagcatcgacggcGGAGCCTGCCtaccgcgtctggacccgcggtaagttcggactaaggtacttcgaattcagctacgttattaacgtagctgaatttgcgtaccttagtccgaagtggggggttagtgtggaccaggcctttgagTAGTGTCTTTCAGCAGTTGTGCACTAACCTTATAGTAAATTCATCTAGTCCGTATTTCCCTACTTATAAGAATGTCATGATGGACTGTGTCAAGAGCCTTATTCAAattgagatatatcacatctacttctccctatccactaggccagtaaccctgacaaagaaggaaattgggttggtttggcatgatttgttcttgacaaatctttTCTGGCTATTTCTTATAATGCTATATCCTGTAGGTATttataaattgattgtttaataatttgttccagtatctttctatgTATCAAAGTTagtctgactggtctataattccaaTGGTCCTCTTTATTCCTCTTTTTAATGAaaagtactatatttgcccttctgcagtcctctgggacctcacccgtccTCTGTGAGTTCTCGAAtataatcactaatggttctgagattgcttcagagCATCATAGTTTGAAGTTAATCAGGCCCTGCTTTCTTGAATACATcacatttatctaaatattctttcacCTCTTCTTTCTCTATTTTGCCTTGCATTCTTTCCCCCTAATTGTTAGTAtcaattgtgttaagcatctggtcatCGTTCAcctttttaatgaagactgaagcaaaatagaagACAATCTCATGGGGGAAAAAGGTGTGCAGgacagctggcagtttctcaaggagacaatattaaaggcacaactgcaaactattccGAAGTGAAGGATAAATAGGGAggatagtaagaggccaatatggctccatcaggagctctttaatgacctggaaatcaaaaaggaatcctataaaAAGTAGAAACATGGACAACTTGCTAATGAGGAGTACAGAACAACACAAAAATGTAGGGGCAAAACCAAACAGGCTAATGCActaaatgagttacacctagcaagggacataaaaaataataataagaggttctttaaatacattaggagcaccAGAAAGACAATGGAAAGTGTAGTTCCGCTACCTAGCAGGGAAAGAGAGCTAATAACTAatgacatcaagaagactgaTGGGCTAAtgcttccagttcttcctgtttattccccatattccttgcatttgtgtataaacATCGAAGATGTTAAACAGAttcccccactgatttccctCTTTTTGCTCCTATGACCCCATTGTAATTTTCCACATCCCCCTCAATATCTAGCTCTCTGTTAAGGTCACTTCTTTTTATActcacctgccccctttgaacctagtttaaagccctgcTCACTAGGTTGGCAAGCTGGTGCACAAAGATGCTCTTTTCTTCTGTAgtcaggtggaccccatctctccCAACAgaccttcttcctggaacagcagcctgtggtcaaggaagccaaagcccacACATTGATATCATCTGTGCAGCCATGCGTTCATCTCGAGGGTAAAGGACCAGGCAGGGCCATGCACATCCTAAACTGGGAGGATGGCTAAGATCAGAACCTCCACTCCTGACCCTGGAGTCactgctgatctgctcagggtcatacctgGATGAGCAGCATGGGGGAGTGGTCAGAGGGATGGATGAACCTTGATAAACTTTGTGTAACATTTCagatgcaggctccaggcaggcagcacaCCTCCCAGGACACTATGTCAGGTCAGCAGATGGattcctccatccccctcagaagggagtccctgaccatcAGCATCCTAGATCTCCTCCTGTTGGGTGCAATGGCCATGAGCCTCCCAGCTTTTGGGGCGAAtgactcctcctcctcagccactgGGGTCTGTTCCTCATCTCCTGTTGCCAGTACAACATAAAAGTTCTTCATCTCAATGCATGGGGGGATCTGGGTGGAGAGTGGAGCACTATCTATTGCCCGAGATGGCCAGCAGCTAGTCTCCTCCCCAGCAAGCAGCCATTCTCCTTCCTACGCTGGTGCCACTGTAGTCATCTGTATTCAGCTAGCATCCTCCATCCCAAATGTTTCCATGTGCAGCCTGTCCTGTCAATGAAGTCCTTGTGCTCCTAGATTAAATGCCGGtgagccatctcctcctgcagctcttacCTGCTCCCTGAGGGATTCCACCAACAGACACCTGTCACACCGAGTGGTTCCCCCTGCCTGGCTTTAATCAGCAGGGACATGCAGGCCACATTCCTAGCAAGTCGAGACCAGGGTCTGGATGGAAGCCTCCAGGGTCAGGATGCCTCTCTGGTAGAGGACCCCACAGGTGCAGGCAGAGGAAGAGCTGGCAGTGATGTTGGCAACACACCATTTTCGTCCCATTGTAGAGTACCTGCAAATTAAGGAAAACAACACACAATTTATATCCCTGCCTTCCTCAGCTGGCTAATTCCTTTAGTATCCCAGCTGCCTTTGCCTTACCAACCCCAGCCCTACAAACAGTTGGAATCTGCCTCTAATCACTGGCCTATCCAATCAAAACTGCTCTTCTCTCACTTCAAAGAGGCCTGCTAGAAGCAGGTGATAACTCATCTAACTGCAAGGCAACCAAGTCTAAATTTCAAAACACAGCAACGAGCCCAGTCCTATCAAATTCAATAGCAAGTTCCCAGCACCGGAAATGCTCCTCTTTCACTCCCCAAAGTTAATCAATAACAATAAGACAGAAGTGCCCCAGAGATACTCACCAGATGGTTAACTCCAGTCTTCCAGCTGCCTTCCTCTCACCAGCCACCAGAAGCCTGCAGAGGTGCTGGGGTTGTAGTGAGAGCTGGGGATGAAATATAACATGCTGGTGGATGGAAGGATTGTACAGGGCAAGAGGAAGGATTTGCATGGTGTTGGATTTAGAATATATTGAACAATTTTAAATCTAAAAGAGCCTTCAGCTACCAGCATGAGTGGAGGGGTGTCTCCGTTTGGGCATTCAATGGTGATCCAGccacatttacaaaaataaatccatagttttaaaaaatacatacaaaGGCAACAGGGATGTTGGGCAGACAAAGATATATTTTGGAGTCTAAATAGTTGGCTCTCTTTGATGCAGCTAGGTCAAAGAGAACATGAACTTTGCTACTTTGACACTTTACAAGAAAGGTTGCATAGCTCGGCAACAAGCATGTGGGTGGAGCTGTGTGAACTTAattaaggaaattaaaaaaaaaaaagacaaaatgaccCCAACATCAAATCTGTTCCTCAGTAATTTCATTTATAGGCAAAGCATTACAAATACAGTGTTTACATGTACAAACACATCAGCTCAGTTCAGAAACCAAATGAGGTGCTCAGGTATGTTGCATGTACTCTAGCAATGTAAGGAGATAAAGCCAAGGGCCCATGGACTTGCATCACCATTTAGGCACGTAATGATTGGAAGTGTGGGGTTCTTACATGTTGCTTACTGAAAGAGTTATAGGAGTGAAATTGCATGTCTATTCAGAAGTTCAAACTATCAGGTCTGAGTACAATGTGTAAATTTAGTTTCGTCTGGTAAGATATCTTCTAAGTAGCATGATGAAAATCTCCTGCATTCATTTCAGTTCCAAACACTTCCCATATGGAGACAATCTATCCCGCTGAaagccttttcttcttcttttttttaagtgcCTGTGATTTAATATTAGCTGAGAATAAGTGAATCAAAGTAGTCATTAGTCTACGCATGTTGTCTACAATGTATTTTATGGAGAACTCCAGCCTAATCCAATATTGCTAAATATTAAAAGCCTAATTCCACTAAATACAATTTTGTTAACATTGCAAGGGAGGACTTGGGCTAGAATCTTGAAATATACAACATAGATGATAAGCAATGTGAAATTCACAGTACTGGATGTTGtaagattttttaaatctatGCAATAAATTAAGGAAGAAAGGTGGATAATACTCTAAATACCTTTTCTCTCTCTATTTAAAAGTAAAGATAATATCTTAATGCATTAAAATGTTCACACACAAAGTCATTCAGGATTTAAAAGAAGTAACTTCTGTGCTTGAAATAGGAGTTTAATGCTTCTTATATGTGCCTAGTAAAACCATTGAATAAAGGCCTATCAATTATCGTAATTTTTAAGAGACACACATCCCCTTATAATTGCTATATCATAATTCATTTAATGGCAAACATCTCATGGCTTACATAAGTTCATGTACAGAATAATAGCTGTTCTGAGAAAAAATTACCATAACATCTAGATTGGCAGATGCATTCATTTCAGAAATGGAACGATCCCATATATCTTTGGTAGCCCATTGTTAGACATACCATCAGTTAATTGTAACGACTGGTGTCCTTTGGAGTATCAGTGTCGTCTGTAAATTCAGCATCAACTTTTTTTATCCTGAATTCCGAGGCATCACATTGTGCGGTTGGTATACTAATAATTGGATGATTGAAGTTAACAGGTAATGATGCTGGACGTTCAGGTAGCATTGTTTTtttctggggctcagggctgttgTCTGGCACTGCATGTGAATTTTTCAGTGATGCTGAAGATCTGCGAGTGCTCCAGAATTCTACAGTATTATCCCATTCTTGGCCTTTCCTACTATCTATGCAATGTTCCTTATTATTTAGCTTTATCTCAGCTGATGTTTCTTCCTTGCAAGAATCTGGTTGAGAACACCTGGCAGGTTTGGATACTTCATTGTTCTGACTAAGTGGAGGTTTTTCCTTAAAACAAGCCCCAGACAGAATAATCCTTTTGTTTTCCAAATGATCACGTTTCATTGAGATTTTGTGAAATGACTGTGAATTGACATTCGGACAGTCAGGTATTTTAATAGGTTTTGTTATGGATATATAATCCAGCTGTGACGAATGAGCCAACCTGCCTTTTTTATGAAGCTGGGAGACCACGGTTAGTGGCTTGCTGTAAGAGCCGTGAGATTTAGTGACGGTTGCTGCATTTGCTTTAGCAGATTGGTGTGCTGCAGCTTTTGGGTTTACTCCAAGTATAACAAGGCCATCAGGGTTACATTCAGCCCTTGTTGCTGAAACATTCCTGTCTTTTGATGTAAGCTTACTGATTGGTACTTCAACATCATGAAAGCTACCAACTATTTTCTGCACAAAAGTTTTTTCCTTCTGTGAATCTTTTAAGCTCCTACTTTTTCCATCTGAAGATAAAATATGAATATTGATTTTCCGTTTCCCGGATAATGTTCTTTTTAGCTTTTTATTCCCCTTCACAGCTACATTAAAAGtattcttttcttcctttccaaCTAAGGCAAGGGCATAATCACAGTTGTTTTGTAAAACTGAATTTGGATGTGTTTGTACCTCACCATTTTCCTTTTCTGAGTCATAAGACACTTTATCTCCATgtaaatgcagccacctcttcaAAATAAAGTTTTGCATATATTCTTCTTCAGCATAAATGATGGGGTATGTTTCACTCACTTTCTGTAGGAAAAAACAATGGAACTTTAGTTTGCTCCTTTCTTACTGATATAGTTTCTGAGATATTTGCATAAAGAAGGCCAAGAATATATTGAAGATGCAGAAATATATAGGATCAGATCAGATAATATAGCAAGATATCACACTAACAGTCACATGGTGCTGATATCCACATAAACTGTATTTATCGTACATTTTTGACACTTGTTTCTAGCCAAAGTAGAGCGTGAGTATCCATGTACAATACAGAAAActgtagaaaaaacaaaaaagagatacATAGAGGTCCCAGTGGAAGGAAAGACCTCCAGAGTTTTTTGAAATCTTTACATAGGTCTGAAAAAAATAGCCAATAACTCCAGAAACAGAAAATACCACAGCAAGTGAATTCAGGCTCCATGGCTAGAGTTCATTCAGGACATGTTTGATGCAAGCTCAAACGTCAATCCTAAAGAAGTCTGGTCAGACCACAGGGTTCAATTGCCAACATAAAGCACAAATTGCATTTTACTAGGCCTTAAAATTAATCATGAAATCTTAAGCCTTAAAGCATTGTGAATGTGTGTATTTGTCCTTACTCCTCTTTACTGAGGGACTAGTACCACATCGGTATTCATCACCAATTCCTCATCTCCTTTCCCATCTG
This Chrysemys picta bellii isolate R12L10 chromosome 8, ASM1138683v2, whole genome shotgun sequence DNA region includes the following protein-coding sequences:
- the LOC101932254 gene encoding uncharacterized protein LOC101932254 isoform X1 — its product is MAFFILRNEAPLKEGVFNLEETERKNNFHLSKSASEEKKNLISLTIEEEMEKPNAKIINVGSPKAKSPRPVMKVSETYPIIYAEEEYMQNFILKRWLHLHGDKVSYDSEKENGEVQTHPNSVLQNNCDYALALVGKEEKNTFNVAVKGNKKLKRTLSGKRKINIHILSSDGKSRSLKDSQKEKTFVQKIVGSFHDVEVPISKLTSKDRNVSATRAECNPDGLVILGVNPKAAAHQSAKANAATVTKSHGSYSKPLTVVSQLHKKGRLAHSSQLDYISITKPIKIPDCPNVNSQSFHKISMKRDHLENKRIILSGACFKEKPPLSQNNEVSKPARCSQPDSCKEETSAEIKLNNKEHCIDSRKGQEWDNTVEFWSTRRSSASLKNSHAVPDNSPEPQKKTMLPERPASLPVNFNHPIISIPTAQCDASEFRIKKVDAEFTDDTDTPKDTSRYN
- the LOC101932254 gene encoding uncharacterized protein LOC101932254 isoform X2, whose product is MEKPNAKIINVGSPKAKSPRPVMKVSETYPIIYAEEEYMQNFILKRWLHLHGDKVSYDSEKENGEVQTHPNSVLQNNCDYALALVGKEEKNTFNVAVKGNKKLKRTLSGKRKINIHILSSDGKSRSLKDSQKEKTFVQKIVGSFHDVEVPISKLTSKDRNVSATRAECNPDGLVILGVNPKAAAHQSAKANAATVTKSHGSYSKPLTVVSQLHKKGRLAHSSQLDYISITKPIKIPDCPNVNSQSFHKISMKRDHLENKRIILSGACFKEKPPLSQNNEVSKPARCSQPDSCKEETSAEIKLNNKEHCIDSRKGQEWDNTVEFWSTRRSSASLKNSHAVPDNSPEPQKKTMLPERPASLPVNFNHPIISIPTAQCDASEFRIKKVDAEFTDDTDTPKDTSRYN